From Malus sylvestris chromosome 1, drMalSylv7.2, whole genome shotgun sequence:
AAGATCaagatgtgttccttcctcggtcgcagtcgcaagatcgagaagtcagccacgcgctcaacgcaacatcaacacattttactcctcggccgagcttggccaataagttggcacgccccacatCAACCAAATGACgcagttagctcattagttactcggtctgcgtgccacgtaggcttggtagtttttaggatcaacgGAGTAATAACGAAACTAAAGGATCATTTGGAAGTgcatttaaaataattgaaagcatgtgtaaatgtttttggattccaaaagcacttaaattGCTACTTTCAAGAAGCACCAACCGgaatttacttgtatttttactcaaaattgatttcaaaaataccctcatcaaaagcgtttttaattatttcaaaaacacttccaaacaatCCTGAAACAAAACATCAATGCATTACACGTGTTTTACTTTTGGATTTTATAAACACCAAATTATTGTATATCCCCAACAAAGCCAAAATAATGAGGGAGCTATTAACAATGATCCAAATGGGGATTCATAAAgtgaaaccctaatttaaaaTACATTCCAATAAACCACTGTTAGATGCATCCCTGCCGCTAGACTTCTCAGATACAGAGGCTGATGATATCTATCGTATTTGGGTTTACCTGTTTACATCTGTGTCGTGTTTGTTTTAGCTTACAGATTGATGAACACGTACAATAACGTAAAAATAACAATACTATAATAAAATAGCTCATACTATACATCATGATGTCAACTTCTTCCGTAATTCAAAGTGAAAAGAACCACATGATAGGTTTTAATCTAAATCATCCAACTATCCAAGACAACCATGAatctaagggctggtttggtattgttgtgctttgaaaaaaaactgcttctgctgtgctgtaaGAATAAACGATTGTAAAATAAAGCtgtaaagtgtttggtaaacttttttgtaaaaatgcttttgaaaaaaaaaacagtattatagtgtttggtaaacttttatgtaaaatagatgtgaaaaaaaaaatcggtttttcaaagctgggttttgcagcttcttgtttttggcttttttcacccaaaactgtgaaaaaaagctcccaagcttttttcaaaatcacctcagtaccaaaccatgCCTAAGTCTGATTTTTTAACCCCGCCCATTTTGAACAGCTCGTTAATATTAGAGAAGGGTACAAAATTTTCTACTGAGAAAGATATGTACAAGAAACGCCATCACGCGATCAAGACCGAAACATCTAAAAAACAGTACCGAAACAGTTAAGTGAGATTAACTAAGCCTGATTCAATAGCAGCCTACCTCTGCATTCAGGAAGAACAACCGCTATTCGCTGAATGGATGCCGCGCTTCCTGGACTACTCACGTTGAAGACTTCTCTCCGAAAACCCACATTTGAAGGGACAGTAAGCTTGGAGCAGTAGGCCAGTGCATAGTGATTTGTTGAAGGGTTAAAGAAAAACTGTCTTGTCACGGTACAGATGACTTGGAGGCATCCGGTGATTCCTTGGTGTTCTTCACGAGAAGATCATAATTGATTGAAGCAAGCTGCGATAAGTTCTGAGAACACAAATAACACATTAATAATGCTAATGATAACATACTGCAGAATAACACAGTGAATCCAGAAAGAGCTTTGTAGAAAAAAcaccaccatcaatcattttcatCCCGCATCGGAAGAAGAAAGAACAGCTTAGGTTTTTAGGCCTTACCTTGAATGAAAAATTACTGAAAGAGTACTGCACGTCAAGGTTTGGCGCACTGAAGTCCGCCAAACTACCACATTCATCCCCCTGAATCACAGACGTATAATAGTCAGGTAGCTAAGATAATAATCCCACTGGAATGAACCAGGGTCAAATTTGGATCAGATGGGTGATTGTGCCACTAAACATTTATGAATCAAGGTCAAATTGTTAGCGGCTTTCGGGTAGACTTCAGATCTTTGGTACATCCATATAATTCTATATCAACTTAGATGCAGTAAGAGTTATGGCTGATCCTAACAGCTCTATGTgcataaagaaaaaaaggagtATGCATACATCTTCGTCTTGTATGTTGCTACATGAACCGCTGCTGCATGTTTCAGTCATGTCATCAAAGTCACTGGCGCCATTAACATGATCATCTTCTGGATTCCATATGTACCGGCTCATGAAATAACTTGTATCGTGTGCATCGGTTGATGGTATGAACATAGCCTGCAGCCAATGACGGTACCCTCTTGTCTATCACATATACATGTCAAAAATCATTGAAAAACTTAAACAAGTTTAACTTGAATTGACCTTCTGCCTCGCAAGGGTATCCCAGTTAATATCCTTGAAAAAAGGATGTTGTTTCACCTGCCAGAGGTCCCAACACTTAATTTTATCATCACTGTAACTTGCAAATGAACTGTAGTCAAAGGTAGTCAGCAAATTACCTCCCTAGTACCTGTTGCTCCAAGTCTTTGAACTGGGTTGTCGGTCAGCAGTCTGACAAGGAGTGCGGAAGAAATATAAGATAAAGACTTCTCTTGAAATATAAAGGCATATTAACAAGCCCGGCATaagaaagaattcaaaacaGCATTGTAACTAACACATCCAGAAAACGCAAACATTCTTACTTGTCAATCAAACCGTACGCTTCAGGGCTCATCTCCTCGGGTACCTTAGGCCAGGGGATATCTCTGTTTATTATATTGTTGAAAATTTGCTGCAATAAGTAGGATCTATAAGTTACAACATCAAACTGCTCACTCGTGACTATCATATGATATTTGAAATGATACCATTCACGGAAAAGGATCAAACAATCCATTCAGATGTTAAGGAAACTAAATCGCATAGAAGAAAAATTGCACCTTATCTCGGTTCCATGAAACAGTTGGACCAATGCTAAACATAATTACCCTATCGCAGAGAATATTCAAAGAAACGTACAACCAGAATAGAGACAAATTCAATACAATGTCATGCAGAGTTGAACTTAATCCTTTCTGAACAATAATTAAATTCATGATCAACCCAAAAGAACAACCCAAAAAACTTCAGGAACAAACTCTTATTAGAAAATACTTTATATATGGATGATTGAGATGCACTGAAATATTCCCCACCATTGTACATCTTAGTTGTCCATATAAGTTTTAACTACTTAGAAACAGAACCTTGTTTAAGAACCCTAGGAGAGAAGACGTGTAACATATCACATACGCATGTATGCACGTCTGTCTGTATGTATACATTCTTGGACATGAACACCTCATTTTCACAATGACAAGTGCTTCAGATGGAGTACATAAAATATTGGGGACAATTGAGATATGATGACAGAAAATGACTGCATTCAGTAAAGatggaagaaaaaaatcagtctTCTATTCCATGCAATAGTCCACAACCAAGATAACTTTACACCCGCCGTAATTAGACTGCATACCTGTGGATGTTCTGCATTGAATGGTGGAATACCGACAAGCACCTCAAAAAGAATAACCCCCACAGACCACCAGTCAGCAGTTGCACTATGCCCCATGCCAAGAAGTATTTCAGGTGCCAAATAATCAGGGGTCCCAACGATTGAATGTTTTTGGCGCTGTGCCCTTTCTGATGAAGACTCAGATTTTAGTTCATCATCTGGGACAAAACCGGTACCACTAACTGATGGACCTGATAAGTCGTCAGTGCTGCTGATTAGACCAACCTTGGAGAGCCCAAAATCTGTCAACTGTAACATAAGGGATTAGACATTTGTGAGAAGTGACAATTAAACTCTATATGGCAGAACCTACACAAATGACacataacaaaaaataacaGCAGGTGCATGATATAACGCCAGAATGCTTATAGGATGCCCAAACTTATCTCCAacagtaaaaacaaaaaacaaacattaaagaACTGAGACCGCAAAATATTGACCTTGATATGACCATCTTGACCAATCAACAGGTTGTCTGGCTTCAAGTCTCTATGGATAACATTTAATGAATGCAAATACTCCAAAGCAAGAACctttaagaagaaaaaggaaagaaaaaaaagattacTTATGCTGTCATACCATCAATGAGAtacttttagagagagaaatgagaaagtGAATCCGGAgattggaaaagaaaagaagaattaATAATCCCTTACAACTTCTGCAATATATACGCGGGCCATATCTTCATCCAAGCAGCCTAGATTTCTCAATAAAGAGTAAAGATCTCCACCATTTAAGTACTCCATGACCAGATAAAGATTTTCCCTGCATGTGAAAGAATAGAAAAATCGGACCTGTTCATCATCAGAAGtacatgttagaaaagtctttCGACATGCAATGCATTCTTAAAGTGAAAAAACATGGGGACCCACTCACCACAAAGGGATTGCGAACCAATATAAGGATGTTACGCTCTGCCAAAATACTCTCAACGGCATTTTTACGGATCATATCAGCCTTTTTTAATACCTGCAGAAATGTACCACCATATCAGAATGTCTTGAAACATTAACTTGCAATCAAAAGATGGATTCCATGGCCATCATTTTTATCCATTTTTTCCACATGAAGGTCCAAAGGAACAATGTGCACTAATTCTCTTAAAACACAGAATCAAATAGACCTTTATAGCAAATAAGTCACCAGTCGCTCTTTTTCTGGCAAGAAAAACTCGTCCAAATGCACCCCTGCTTATTGGTTTTATTATCTCAAAATCTTCAATAGAAGTTCGATCCTTAGAACACGGATTGATGGGGCTGACACGCAGACTACGAACTGCTTCATCTTCCACCGAACTTTCTTCATCAGCCATACCATTTGATGAATCCAATTTTTCATCTTCTATCTGCCCACAAAGATGTACATATTTTTCCCTGCAAATTTCAGAATTACAATTAATCAGAGATCCTTTGATTAGACTTTAAATAATTAACCAACCATTTgaagaaatacaaaaaaaaaaaaaattgaccagAGAAGCTAAAAACTATACAATTTTGTTGATgctcaaatcaagaaaatcttTTGAGGGAATTCACATGTGTACAAAGCACAAGATATATCTGTAATAAAAATAGGCTTCCACTCACTGCAATAATTTTTCAATACGCCTTCCAAAAGTCTCTACAACGAGTGCATCCACCTTCCTGTCCTGGATAGCATATTTTAGGTCTTCCAGTCGTTCAAGCATATACTCCAATGCAGTGTAGTCACAATTGCTAACATTTGCAACAGAACGAGCGATGTCCAGTAGCTTGTGTATCTGTCCATCCATGGTCTAATTAAAATACGAACATCAAAGGAGCAGGTATCTACAAATACCCAGTTCCACCAGAAATGCATTCAACAGACTTTAAGTTGCAGAGCAACAAtagaaacttaaaacaaagtaTACGAACTTCACATTTAAGAGAAAAAGAAGTAAAAGCAGAATTTCCGGtcagaagaaaagaagaagtgGGACACCTGCTGAGAACTCTCTAGTTCCGGTATTGCTCTCCCTCCACTCAGCAGCATTTCAAGATGACTGGTTCTTGGTGTTTGTAATGGTGATCTTGGTGTCGAACTACCTGCTGACGAGGTTCTGGTGCCTTGTTCACGTATCAAAGCAGAATGTGCATCACATGAGATGTCAGGCAAAACATTCAGATCTTCCATAACAAAAGAGTTGTCAACATCAGGAATGCAATCAAGAATGCTTTCGGAGAACCGAGACAAGTCAATTCTCTTTGGTGACAACTCATTTGAATCCTCATGCATCTGTGATGGATACACTCTTGCAACATCAAAATTTCCTCGAGTTTCAATGCCTTTTGGTGTCCAAGATTCCATTATCCTTTCAAGAGCTTCAGCAACTCTTTCAAGTCGTTCATTCACAGTTAAACCCTTCAAGTCACACCTATCAGCAATTGTACATATTCGAGAGTGTTCCTCTACATGTACCGTTGGAATTTCAACCTCACATATGCGACAGATCATCAAATTTTCGTATGCAACATTCTGCTGGTCCATCCATATTCCCCAAGAAACAGTTTGTGCACTTGCAGACACCTCTGAGTGTTCAAGATGGCATGATGAAGTATCCAGATGTTCAGTACTGTAGTCACCACAAGTTTTTGTGTCATCTTTGGCATGCAAACGATCTGACTTTTCCTTTGACGGTGTGTCAGCAACATCATTGCCTTTCTGATTTTTCTCAGCAGCAGAGGGAAGTTTTTTCCAAGATGACATCCTATAGCTGCCAGTAGATTCAACGCTTTTGGCAGTACCAACCTCCACCTCCTCAACTCCACAATTTTTTTCCTGCTCACGAGActtcctcattttcttctcaTTCGCTTCCTTCCCACCCAGTGAACCACTATAGCTCTGCTGTGTAGCCTCCACAACTTGTTCTGGATAAACTCCAAGATCACTGAACTGATGAAGACTGAGAATGTGCTCTTCCTCATAGCCACTCTCTTTCTGGAACTGCACAAGCCGTGTGCACCGAGTGAGAATAAAAAGAAGACGGGTGTGGGCTTGTTTGAGGGCCCCCATTGGTATCTCTTGACGCCGGTCATCCAAATTCTGAACAATGCCTTCACACTTGACCCAAAATTCACTTGGAGACATCTTTGCACACCTCCGAGCAATAACCAACAAATCCTCAAAGTTCTCCTTCCATTCAGGATGAGACTGTGTAGACTTTTCAAGCATTCCGACCAAATCACCAGCAAATGCACCTAAATCAAAGTCAACCTCTTCCTTTAACTTCTCAAATCTTGCCTTGACCGCCACCATAATCTCCTAAAAGAATTTATAGTAGCCAGATAATTTAATGAGATtggccaaaacaaaaaatactcCGAGGCATAAAAATTGTATAAGCCAGGGCAAGGCAATAGTATTACCTCCATATGCCCGAATGCACGAGACTTCCACACAGGAAATGGTCGAACTCCTTTGGAGTTGAGCTCATGAGAGAAACTCTTAATTTCAGGtgctctcttctttcttccacTCGTGACACGCAGTATTGCCTGAAAACGCGGCGACTGCATTTCCTTTGAAAAGGCTGCATGATTACCCTACAATATATGCATTACACACAAACAACAGCATTGTCAAGCTTGTGAGCTACCTACATTTCTCCAACGAACTAAGTGTGCATGTATATatgtaattatatataatatatatgaaattcacTGACAATTTCCTTACCTCCAACATTGGATTGAGTAGTGATGCATTTCTGAGCGATTTTGATTGATTCCACTGCACAGATTTAGCTGTAAAGAAATCGCAAATTAGAACTCTAAACAATACACTTAAATGTATCTGATGAAACTCAATCAAGATTtcccaaaaaattaatataaattaaaaaaatatatatatacatatacatatacatatatatatatatatatgtacctgGTTGTAAGGGTACGTGTTTAGGTTTTGGTTTGACGGTGTACTTAACCCTACTCGATTCATCGCCGAAATTCAACGGCGCGCAGACGGAGGAAGAGAACCGAAGCGGCGACGGAGCCGATCGAGTCCGAATGTGATTGAGGCCGAGCGACGACGCCAATACGATCGGCGCGGCGTCTGCTATGCGCTCCGCACGATCATCGTCCTCATCTTCCTCGTCGTCTTCGTATCCCTCTTCGAATTCCTCTTCGaattctttgtcttcttggatCGTCTGACTAGGGCTTCGCCTAATCGGGATGGGAGGGATCTTAAGGAGCTTGGCTCTGGAGGGAGAGGAGACAGACAACGTCGTTCCGAGGTCTGATTTTTCGTCGGAGTTGGAAATCGGCGGCGGGTTTGAGGAAGGCGGAGGAGGGCTCGACATGGATACGACGTTTCGGGTTTGGATTCGGGTCCGGATTCGTCATGGGATtgtgagagacagagagagagagagggagggactGCTTTGGGGAGATTATCTCgcgggaagagagagagggcgtTAGAGATCGACACGAATCGGTTGCGGGGTTTGAAACGTGCTTCCCGCTAAACATGTATCTCGGGCGGGTTCGCCTGCGGTGAGGACTAGCGTAAGGATGTATATTCGCACGTATGGACGAAACGTCATATTCGCACGTGGTACCAAGCGGATCGGGCCGACCCAACCCGTTTAATAAAACATTAGCCCAGCCCGTGGCCCTGCACATTAAAAACGTTATATTTGgtgtatatatgtatttgtGACTAAAATTTtgtataatatatttttaatgatattGAGCCTAGTatctattattttaattttttttggttttaaagaatgtatccatatttTGAGTTTGTAGAATCTACCAACCGTTTTATGGTACAATAAGTTATTGGTTAATTTGATGAAATGTCTTAtatctatgtgtgtgtgtatgtgtagaCCCGTCCAGAATCAAATGTGTGTCATCATTTTTATAACCAAAAAAAACCACCACGTCGcttttgagaagaaaaaaaaaaggagtaacAACGTCGTTTGGACTGAAATATAAAGGCAAtatcgtttgaccaaaaaaattggCATCGTTTCCACCCTCCGCCATTAAGCCATTGCATATAATCATCATTCCAACCACTTGATATTGAGTCTCACGAACTTTATCACGCTTTCACGAAATGAACTTCATTGCGACTTCACCTTTCCGATCTTTCCGACCAACCAACTTGTCGAGGTAGATTTTGGAATTTCTACAATGAATGGTGGAATACCGACAAACAACTATAGCAATCTTTCCATCTCATAGTCTTAAGATTCTTAAAACGAAAACTACGTCAAACCAAGGTATCAAGTGGGTTGGCCCGACCTAACCCATTTAATAGAATATGAGCCCAACTTGTGGCCCTGCCAAGTTACCATCTTGTTcatcatcttcctcaaaatatttcttcttcctcttcatggtCATCAAACACTTGGGTTTTGATGATTTTCTTGTGACTCGTTCTGTGTCCGTCGAGCGCTTGATAAGATTGAAATACTTTGTCACAAGTCTCGCACTTGTACTTCTCCTAAGTCCGGAACAAAGCTCATGCCCGAAAACCCTAATTGACGCCGTTGTCAGACtcatcatcctcctcctcctcctccaatgACTCAACCACCCCATGTTTTACTTTTATCATTTTCCATTTATCCATCGAGAGCATGACAAGACACTTGACAACATCTTTAGTTGAAAAAGCATCAAAAACAGAACTCACCTACAATGTACAATGCACCAATCTACCTAGATGGTAAAAATGTAAGTAATGATGGTAATAACGTAAGTTTTGATGATTTTCTTGTGACTCACTTTGTGTCCGCCGAGCGCTTGATAAGATCAAAACACTTTGTCACAAGTCTTGCACTTGTATTTACCCTGAAGTCTGGACCAAGCTCAGGCCCGAAAACCCTAACCGACACTGTCATCAGACtcattctcctcctcctccaggGACTCATCCACCCCATTTTTACTTTTATCTTTTTCTATTTATCCATTGAGGGCATGATAAGACACCTGCCAACATCTTTAGCTGAAAAAGCATCAAAAACAGAACTCACCTACCAATGTACAATGTATGATGTACCAATCTATGGTAAAAATGCCAGTAATAATGATAATAacgtaattttatttttcttatgactCACTTTGCGTCAGTTGAGCTCTTGATAAGATCGAAACACTTTGTCACAGGTCTTGCACTTGTATTTCCCTTGAGTCTAGACCAAGCTCAGGCTCGAAAACCCAAACCGATGTCGTCATCGgactcatcctcctcctcctccgcagACTCATCCAcctcatttttacttttattttttcccATTTATCCTTCAAGAGCATAATTACAACATCTTTAGTTGAAAAAAGCATCGAAAACAGAACTCACCTACCAATGTACCAATCTACCTAGATGGTAAGTTTTGATGATGCTAATAAGCTATATCAATTTTCCATCTCATAATCTGAGGATTCTTACAACGAAAACTACATCAAACCTAGAGATGAAATGGGTCAAGCCGGCTTGGCCCACTTAATAAAACATTATCACAGCTCAGCCCAACCGGCAACCCGAACACATTAGAAAATGGCTATTATCATGtccgaaaaaaaccaaaacatataACTTACTGGAAAATAAGTCGGATTTGCTTaaggaatttgaattttgatcacCTAATTTGGGCCTTTGATGTTGCAAAAGTGGCAATTGGAAGGCCAATTTAACATCCAACTAAAATGTACGTTTGACCCTCACTATCCAAGTTTTGTTAGTTAACTTGTTACAACACATTAGAAACTTTGAGGTCTAATATTCCCACCAACTTATAAGCATGATTCCTTCAACCCTTCAACCTTCTTCTGTGAATTGTTTGTAGTACCCACAAAGACAGAGGTCATAAACCGCGGGAGCTCCAGCTAAAATGTGAACTTTGTGGGATCGATTATTTCATGAATATTCATCAACTGCGATTTAACTCTGGTTTGGTGCACATGTTGTTGTTCTTGTATGCAGTTTTTCTCCTTCGCGCAATCCATCAACTTATAATCGTTTGGTTTTGTGATCGGTTGCAGTTTTTGTTATCTCAGTTCATAGATCTCTAATTTGGCGAGGATTGGAAGGCGGCTGAGAATTTTTTGGGTGTGTTATCTCTGCTTCTGTTTATCCCAATtttaatatgtaattttttgGGTGTGTTATCTCTGCTTATGTTTATCCCAATTTTAATATGTATTTAGAATTGTTGGATTAAAAGGGGTTTGTGATTTGTTATAAAATATGAGTCAAATAGCtccaattttttaaagttttctGGTTTTGGTTTCTATTGAAAATAAGAAAACTGAGAGGGAAATTGTGATATTAAGTATAAAGTATTAAGTTTAATTACCTAGCTTTGTAGCTAATTTTATATCAATATTGATTCACACGTTTAATTTCCAATGAACTTATatgcattttccttttttttttttattaatttactgATTCAGTGAATAATTTTGGCTTTTAGATttgtttgaatatttttttgatTCAACTTGCAGGTTTAGTATCATTTTACAGCTTTCTACAACTCTttgttctttctctcttcctttatGTATTTTTAGTCAAATTGAACTGCTCTTTTTAACTTCAGATTTAACTAAAGTGTTTAGAACTTAGTTAAGTGGAAATTTACTCAGGTTTAATGATCTCTATGTGTTTGACAAAGTAAGCATATAATACCTCCACAGGTGAGGGGCCGGACAATTTGCAGGCCAACGTTAAGATTGTTCAGAGCATTAGAGGATAATGGTAATGGATATGAAATTGTTGTTTTATGACAAACACTGCATGTTGATGTTGGTAGTTTTAGTTTTTGCTCCACCAAATTGTATGATAAGATAATTCCAAGTTACGAACTTTTTTATTAGGCTTTGTAACGCCCCTGCATTGTGTATTCCTGAAATTATTTCCAAATTACAAACAGTGCCAATTTTCCAACATATTCTCTATAACCTATTCTATTGTTTTCTCTAATATACATGTTATTGCCCCCATTTTTTTTAAGGCAGTGTCTTAGGTACTATTAAATTAGTtttatgtcttttttttttatttgaaggcTGCTTCTTTTTCTCTGGCTTTTATTAAGATTCTGGGGTGTGCTTTGGATTTGCTACATATGGTCATATTTTTTGTCATTGGCTTTTTGTTCTGCTTAGTTATTTTTAATTGAGTGTTTTATCTggtatttcattttgttttgtttatttgtttcctttttatgtttaaatgtttttttttctttctaaatttagGCTTCTGGGAAATTCTTGCTCACTGTTTGGATTCCAAGAAAATTTAGGAGATGTCCAGTAATATTCACATCCTGAAAACTCAATGAAAATACATACTAATTTATGTGCCGCTGAAAATTTTGTTATCTGATTATGTTCTAATTAAAGatgatttatttgttttttttttattttaattatttcgtATTTATTTTGTGATTGCAGATGTTTAAATGATGGAGAGGTTTGCAAAGCTGTTACTCGGAGGAGACATGTCTGGATGAGGGAATGGTCTCTGCACTGCCCTTGCTATCTCAAATGCCATCACCAATCTCTCTGGTTAGTCACATTTCTCTTGGAATATGCATTTCCCTTGGTGATGAACTTAATAAAAAATGTGAGATGAGCAAATTGAAAAGTCTACTTTCTTCTCATATGCATGCTTTAACATATGTCGGTTTTAATTACTGATGAGCAAATTGGACAACGAGAGAAGCCAGTACGAAAGAAGTCGTGGTCGAGGTCGTGGACGTGGACGTGGACGTGGTTGGAACTTCAACAACCATAACAACTACGAAAGAGGAGGAAGCTCAACAAAAGGTTGGGAAGAGGGCGctcaaacttgaggtatgaaaaatctcaagttcaatgctacaattgtcaaaagtttgggcattttgcttgggaatgtagagctccaagcaacaggcttgatgagaaggtcaattatgtgaaagaagagaaagaagataatGGCGTTGTGCTACTAGCATACCAGAACAATGATGGAGACCAAGACCATACATGGTACCTTGACACCGGCGCCAGCAACCACATGTGTGGAAGAAGAAGCGTGTTCGTAGAGCTCAATGAATCAGTGAGTGGcaacgtttcttttggagaTGAATCCAAAATACCTGTAAAGGGAAAAGGTAACATTCTTATTCCCTTGAAAAATGGCGGtcaccaattaatttcaaatgtctactacgtgcccaatatgaaaagcaacattttgagtttgggtcaactcttagaaaaaggttatgattttcatacgaaaaattatatcctttttcttagagatgaccaaggaagattaattgccaaggcgaaaatgtcaaagaatagGATGTTTCCTATGAATATTCAAAATAATGTTGCAAAGTGTCTGAAGATATGTTACAAAGACGCATCTTGGCTTTGGCATCTTCGTTTTGGGCATTTTAACTTTGGGGGATTGGAGTTATTATCCAAGAAGGAGATGGTGAGAGGCTTACCGTGCATCAGTCACCCTGATCAAGTTTGCGAAGGATGTTTACTTGGGAAACAGTTCAGGAAAAGCTTTCCAAAGGAGTCGACCACAAGAGCCCAGAAGCCACTTGAGCTCATTCACACCGATGTGTGCGGCCCAATAAAACCAAGCTCTTtgggta
This genomic window contains:
- the LOC126628721 gene encoding probable serine/threonine protein kinase IRE isoform X2, which translates into the protein MSSPPPPSSNPPPISNSDEKSDLGTTLSVSSPSRAKLLKIPPIPIRRSPSQTIQEDKEFEEEFEEGYEDDEEDEDDDRAERIADAAPIVLASSLGLNHIRTRSAPSPLRFSSSVCAPLNFGDESSRVKYTVKPKPKHVPLQPAKSVQWNQSKSLRNASLLNPMLEGNHAAFSKEMQSPRFQAILRVTSGRKKRAPEIKSFSHELNSKGVRPFPVWKSRAFGHMEEIMVAVKARFEKLKEEVDFDLGAFAGDLVGMLEKSTQSHPEWKENFEDLLVIARRCAKMSPSEFWVKCEGIVQNLDDRRQEIPMGALKQAHTRLLFILTRCTRLVQFQKESGYEEEHILSLHQFSDLGVYPEQVVEATQQSYSGSLGGKEANEKKMRKSREQEKNCGVEEVEVGTAKSVESTGSYRMSSWKKLPSAAEKNQKGNDVADTPSKEKSDRLHAKDDTKTCGDYSTEHLDTSSCHLEHSEVSASAQTVSWGIWMDQQNVAYENLMICRICEVEIPTVHVEEHSRICTIADRCDLKGLTVNERLERVAEALERIMESWTPKGIETRGNFDVARVYPSQMHEDSNELSPKRIDLSRFSESILDCIPDVDNSFVMEDLNVLPDISCDAHSALIREQGTRTSSAGSSTPRSPLQTPRTSHLEMLLSGGRAIPELESSQQIHKLLDIARSVANVSNCDYTALEYMLERLEDLKYAIQDRKVDALVVETFGRRIEKLLQEKYVHLCGQIEDEKLDSSNGMADEESSVEDEAVRSLRVSPINPCSKDRTSIEDFEIIKPISRGAFGRVFLARKRATGDLFAIKVLKKADMIRKNAVESILAERNILILVRNPFVVRFFYSFTCRENLYLVMEYLNGGDLYSLLRNLGCLDEDMARVYIAEVVLALEYLHSLNVIHRDLKPDNLLIGQDGHIKLTDFGLSKVGLISSTDDLSGPSVSGTGFVPDDELKSESSSERAQRQKHSIVGTPDYLAPEILLGMGHSATADWWSVGVILFEVLVGIPPFNAEHPQQIFNNIINRDIPWPKVPEEMSPEAYGLIDKLLTDNPVQRLGATGTREVKQHPFFKDINWDTLARQKAMFIPSTDAHDTSYFMSRYIWNPEDDHVNGASDFDDMTETCSSGSCSNIQDEDGDECGSLADFSAPNLDVQYSFSNFSFKNLSQLASINYDLLVKNTKESPDASKSSVP